The Methanobacterium lacus genome includes a region encoding these proteins:
- a CDS encoding 3H domain-containing protein, whose protein sequence is MRPPYLPILPLSKDAADEPYILAFYAIIGVLVLILYGIVGSIYIMKLDPLNSLYFTVQTIATVGFGDIQPITPLQKIFTITLVMGGVALLAYAFTLTITVVTMTVEEIASGAKQRKMIAAYNDHFVLCGYGRVGSAVHKELQKRNIQVVIIEKNKDVVEKELWQDPHVLAIPGDATDENIMIDAGIKRARGVIITTGEDVDNLFITLTAREISPKIWIVTRASKAENVRRLYRSGADKVISPETSGAEDIYFASMEPTIMKITVKHSVEDIRKESEIILKYGCTLENIEYHLPEFTEPLARKVGVSDISQLNRFLTSLENEQSRKKSLENIYESVSGIHSHWISGPNKESLDKVTSQLKKEGILLGINLNEDEIMEVTKKNGRMVEVVLKPEIKITESHGVRDIKEESQIILKHGCTIEDIEYYLPGFHEPLKRKIGLSNNEEMDRFLTKLNQDPERMESLERLYTISGGGIHSHIISGPDTESLRKVETELKTKGFLLGVNLTPAEIKQKITEFGRVSELLVRHRPSELDDKRIIIENGGRILDSKHYLPGLRQVVTRNLYLKDETDLVKCEEEYKKPDARRSLETLSQISRQVHSHTVSARDAKTIMKIVQELTKAGILLGVDLPLDEIWTIVESEKIEEFCIQ, encoded by the coding sequence TTGCGCCCACCATACCTACCAATACTACCCTTGAGCAAAGATGCAGCAGATGAACCTTATATTCTTGCATTTTATGCAATTATAGGAGTACTGGTGCTTATTCTCTATGGTATTGTTGGTTCTATCTACATAATGAAGCTAGATCCTTTAAATTCTTTATATTTTACTGTGCAAACAATTGCTACAGTGGGTTTTGGTGACATTCAGCCTATAACTCCTCTGCAAAAAATTTTCACCATAACCCTTGTTATGGGCGGTGTTGCATTGCTTGCCTACGCATTTACACTTACAATTACGGTGGTAACTATGACTGTGGAAGAAATTGCATCAGGTGCCAAACAAAGAAAGATGATAGCTGCATATAACGACCATTTTGTTCTGTGTGGCTACGGAAGAGTTGGTAGTGCTGTGCATAAAGAATTGCAGAAAAGAAATATCCAAGTGGTAATTATTGAGAAAAATAAAGATGTTGTAGAGAAAGAACTCTGGCAGGACCCCCATGTTTTAGCAATCCCTGGAGATGCAACAGATGAAAACATTATGATTGATGCAGGGATAAAGAGGGCTAGGGGAGTTATAATCACCACTGGTGAAGATGTGGACAACCTTTTTATCACCCTTACAGCCAGGGAAATAAGTCCAAAAATATGGATAGTTACCAGGGCAAGTAAGGCAGAAAATGTTCGCAGACTCTACCGATCCGGTGCTGATAAGGTTATATCCCCTGAAACCAGTGGTGCAGAAGATATTTATTTCGCATCAATGGAACCCACCATCATGAAGATCACTGTAAAGCACAGTGTTGAGGATATTAGAAAGGAATCTGAGATCATACTGAAGTACGGTTGTACATTGGAAAATATAGAGTACCATCTTCCAGAATTTACTGAACCACTGGCAAGAAAGGTGGGTGTTTCAGACATCAGCCAGCTGAACAGATTTTTAACCAGCCTGGAAAATGAACAATCTAGAAAAAAATCTTTGGAAAATATTTACGAGTCAGTGAGTGGAATCCATTCACACTGGATATCTGGACCTAACAAAGAAAGTCTTGATAAAGTCACATCCCAACTGAAGAAAGAGGGAATTCTTCTAGGAATAAACTTAAACGAAGACGAAATTATGGAAGTGACCAAGAAAAACGGCAGAATGGTTGAAGTTGTTTTAAAACCCGAAATCAAAATTACAGAATCACACGGTGTCCGAGATATTAAAGAAGAATCTCAGATCATACTCAAACATGGCTGCACCATCGAAGATATTGAGTATTACCTACCGGGATTTCATGAACCACTCAAGAGGAAGATTGGACTTTCAAATAATGAAGAGATGGATCGTTTTTTAACCAAATTAAACCAGGATCCTGAAAGGATGGAGTCATTAGAAAGATTATATACTATTTCTGGAGGCGGAATTCATTCCCACATAATATCTGGTCCCGATACTGAAAGTTTGAGAAAAGTTGAAACTGAACTAAAGACCAAAGGATTTCTTTTGGGAGTGAATTTAACACCAGCAGAGATTAAACAAAAAATCACAGAATTTGGTAGGGTTTCAGAGTTACTTGTCAGACACAGGCCAAGTGAACTAGATGATAAACGGATCATAATCGAAAATGGCGGCAGAATATTGGATTCCAAACATTATTTACCAGGATTACGTCAGGTTGTAACTCGAAATCTATATTTGAAGGATGAAACGGACTTAGTAAAATGTGAAGAAGAGTATAAAAAACCCGATGCAAGAAGGTCCCTTGAAACTCTTTCGCAGATCTCTAGACAAGTGCATTCACACACTGTTTCTGCACGGGATGCTAAAACAATAATGAAAATTGTTCAAGAACTAACCAAGGCAGGAATTCTACTTGGAGTGGATCTTCCACTAGATGAAATCTGGACAATTGTTGAAAGCGAGAAAATCGAAGAGTTCTGTATACAATAA
- a CDS encoding argininosuccinate synthase, with protein sequence MEKVVLAFSGGLDTSVCVKLLQEKYNMEVVTACVDVGQPEDEIERPAQVANNIGVKKHYTIDAKHEFAEEFIFRAIKANAMYEGYPLSTSLARPLIAMKIVELAKKEQADAIAHGCTGKGNDQFRFETTIRSSSVCDIIAPVRDLNLTRTEEMDYAVKNDIPVPSDKLYSIDENLWGRSIEGDILEDPMVETPEEAFEWTQSTENAPDEPQKLTVTFEEGVPVAIDGEMMNALEIIQEANRIAGLHGIGRVDIIEDRIIGLKSRENYETPGAELLITAHKALEQLTLTREELKFGETVTQAYSELVYNGLWHEPLREDLDCIIDNMQLRVSGDVILKLHKGSIRILARESPYSLYSEEAVSFEDKEMDQREIAGMVKNYGLQAACYQKVCKNE encoded by the coding sequence ATGGAAAAAGTGGTTCTTGCATTCAGCGGTGGATTGGACACTTCGGTATGTGTCAAGTTACTACAAGAAAAATACAACATGGAAGTAGTAACAGCATGTGTCGATGTAGGACAACCCGAAGATGAAATAGAAAGACCAGCACAAGTTGCAAATAATATAGGGGTAAAAAAACACTACACCATCGATGCTAAACACGAATTTGCAGAAGAATTTATTTTCAGAGCGATTAAAGCCAATGCTATGTACGAGGGCTATCCATTGAGCACTTCCCTTGCAAGGCCACTCATTGCAATGAAAATTGTGGAACTGGCCAAGAAAGAACAAGCAGACGCTATAGCCCATGGTTGTACAGGAAAGGGAAATGATCAATTCAGGTTTGAAACAACCATAAGATCAAGTTCAGTGTGTGACATCATAGCCCCTGTAAGAGATTTGAATTTAACAAGAACTGAAGAGATGGATTACGCTGTTAAAAATGACATCCCAGTTCCTTCGGACAAACTATACAGCATAGACGAGAATCTCTGGGGAAGATCCATAGAAGGAGATATCCTGGAGGATCCAATGGTAGAAACTCCAGAAGAAGCATTTGAATGGACTCAATCAACAGAAAATGCTCCTGATGAACCTCAAAAACTTACAGTAACATTTGAAGAAGGTGTGCCTGTAGCAATTGATGGCGAAATGATGAATGCTCTAGAAATCATCCAGGAAGCTAATAGGATAGCAGGTTTACATGGCATTGGAAGGGTAGATATCATTGAAGACCGTATCATTGGCTTAAAATCCAGAGAAAACTACGAAACACCCGGTGCAGAACTACTCATAACAGCCCATAAAGCTCTTGAACAGTTAACACTAACCAGAGAAGAACTTAAATTCGGCGAAACCGTAACACAAGCATATTCGGAATTAGTTTACAACGGACTCTGGCACGAACCCCTGAGAGAGGATTTGGACTGCATCATAGATAACATGCAGCTAAGAGTTTCAGGAGATGTGATTCTGAAACTGCACAAGGGCAGTATAAGAATTTTAGCACGGGAATCCCCTTACAGTCTTTACAGTGAAGAGGCAGTTTCATTTGAAGACAAAGAGATGGATCAACGTGAAATAGCAGGAATGGTTAAGAATTACGGATTGCAAGCAGCCTGCTATCAAAAAGTTTGTAAAAACGAGTAA
- a CDS encoding bifunctional ADP-dependent NAD(P)H-hydrate dehydratase/NAD(P)H-hydrate epimerase produces the protein MDPMDIMVADVNSEALGIPRIVLMENAGKCVAEQIFTISKKCKVAIYAAKGGNGGDGFVAARHLIQKGYNVELYFIGTESGIKSSETRMNWKIIQNLGIYNSSLNIFKIHDSSQVEPTNADIIIDAMMGTGVKGKLREPISTAVEVINDSDAVVVAVDIPTGMDPLTGSVTDRAVMANHTVTFHKPKTGLLNADTKYVGNLTVCDIGIPMEAELFTGPGDILRLNRREMNSHKGQNGRVLVLGGNGNYSGAPALAALAALRSGVDIAMVACPKSVSSSIRSYSPNLIVRDLSEDYVRFEDSSDILELSDSADSVVIGCGIGIKDETGLVLNEMVEKIQKPIVLDADALKIVDRNVVKDSDKKIVLTPHKAEFRAFFQVDLPEDLDDKIKTVEGTAAELGCTILLKGAVDIISDGNRTKLNSSGNPGMSVGGTGDVLAGLVAGLISKGHDVFEAAFLGSYINGTAGDIAEKSYGYNFLATDVINEIPKVFKEK, from the coding sequence ATGGATCCAATGGATATTATGGTTGCTGATGTAAATTCTGAAGCTCTTGGGATTCCTAGAATTGTACTGATGGAAAATGCAGGAAAATGTGTTGCAGAACAAATATTTACAATATCAAAGAAGTGCAAAGTTGCAATCTACGCAGCCAAAGGAGGTAATGGGGGAGATGGCTTTGTTGCTGCCAGGCACCTGATTCAGAAAGGGTACAATGTTGAACTTTATTTTATAGGAACAGAATCAGGGATCAAATCCAGTGAAACAAGGATGAACTGGAAAATTATTCAGAATTTAGGAATTTACAACTCCTCTTTGAACATATTTAAAATACATGATTCTTCCCAAGTTGAACCAACCAATGCAGATATTATTATCGATGCAATGATGGGTACTGGAGTAAAAGGAAAACTAAGAGAACCCATTTCAACTGCAGTTGAAGTTATAAATGATTCAGATGCTGTGGTTGTGGCTGTTGATATCCCCACAGGAATGGATCCTCTGACAGGATCTGTTACAGATAGGGCTGTAATGGCAAACCATACTGTAACATTTCACAAACCAAAAACAGGACTGTTAAATGCAGATACAAAATATGTTGGCAACTTAACTGTTTGTGATATAGGCATCCCAATGGAAGCTGAACTATTCACAGGACCTGGAGATATTCTCAGACTAAACAGGAGGGAAATGAACTCTCATAAAGGTCAAAACGGCCGAGTATTGGTTTTGGGAGGTAATGGTAATTATTCGGGAGCACCCGCCCTTGCAGCACTGGCAGCTCTAAGATCAGGAGTGGATATTGCAATGGTGGCCTGCCCAAAATCAGTATCAAGTTCCATACGATCATATTCTCCAAATTTAATTGTTAGAGATCTTTCAGAGGATTATGTACGTTTCGAAGATTCTTCTGACATACTTGAACTGTCGGACAGTGCAGATTCAGTTGTGATAGGGTGTGGAATTGGAATAAAGGATGAAACTGGTCTAGTTTTAAATGAAATGGTTGAAAAAATTCAGAAACCCATTGTTTTAGATGCAGATGCATTAAAAATTGTGGATAGGAATGTTGTAAAGGATTCTGATAAAAAAATTGTATTGACGCCACATAAAGCGGAGTTTAGGGCATTTTTCCAGGTTGATCTTCCTGAAGATCTGGATGATAAAATTAAAACAGTGGAAGGTACTGCAGCTGAGTTGGGATGCACAATCCTGCTTAAAGGGGCTGTTGATATTATTTCAGATGGAAACAGAACTAAACTTAATTCCTCTGGAAATCCTGGTATGTCTGTTGGAGGTACAGGGGATGTTTTAGCAGGATTAGTTGCAGGGCTGATTTCAAAGGGCCATGATGTTTTTGAAGCTGCATTTTTAGGTTCTTACATCAATGGTACTGCGGGGGATATTGCAGAGAAATCATATGGTTACAATTTTTTGGCTACGGATGTTATAAATGAAATACCAAAGGTATTCAAAGAAAAATAG
- a CDS encoding pro-sigmaK processing inhibitor BofA family protein gives MVLETVLFGIFIAVLLAIGLVILFKAAGIIIKILLHMIFGVVMLFIVNLLPFIDIPLNILTVLVAGFGGFIGVILLVILNLIGFI, from the coding sequence ATGGTACTTGAGACTGTATTGTTTGGAATTTTTATAGCAGTTTTATTAGCCATAGGACTGGTTATTCTTTTTAAAGCCGCAGGAATCATAATCAAAATCTTGCTCCACATGATCTTCGGAGTTGTAATGCTATTTATAGTGAACTTACTCCCTTTCATTGACATTCCATTGAACATACTGACTGTGCTTGTTGCAGGATTTGGAGGATTTATCGGAGTTATTTTGCTGGTTATTCTTAATTTAATCGGATTTATCTAA
- the fhcD gene encoding formylmethanofuran--tetrahydromethanopterin N-formyltransferase, whose amino-acid sequence MDINGVEIEDNFAEAFDIKVSRILITAATKKLALVAATEATGYGTSVIGCPAEAGIDCYVPPQETPDGRPGYVIMICNMNKDKLDHELLERVGMCILTAATTAVFDWLDEPDEKLKTGQKLKFFGDGYEQTIDVEGRKVHSIPLMSGDFCVEAELGIKAGVAGGNFFILAENQPAGLLAADAAVDAIEAVPGAITPFPGGIVASGSKVGSNKYKFLGASTNEKMCVTLKDEVEGCQIPEDVNGVYEIVIDGVDEDAVKAAMKAGIEAAVKVSGIIQISAGNFGGNLGKYQLQLHDVC is encoded by the coding sequence ATGGATATAAACGGAGTGGAAATAGAAGATAACTTTGCAGAAGCATTCGATATAAAAGTATCCCGAATTCTTATTACTGCAGCAACAAAAAAATTGGCTCTGGTGGCAGCTACTGAAGCTACAGGTTACGGAACATCGGTCATTGGATGCCCAGCAGAAGCAGGAATAGACTGCTACGTACCGCCTCAGGAAACACCTGATGGAAGGCCTGGATACGTCATAATGATCTGTAACATGAACAAAGACAAACTCGATCATGAATTATTAGAACGTGTGGGAATGTGTATTTTAACCGCAGCTACAACAGCTGTATTTGATTGGTTAGATGAGCCAGATGAAAAACTCAAAACTGGCCAAAAACTCAAGTTCTTTGGAGATGGATACGAACAGACCATTGATGTTGAAGGAAGAAAGGTTCATTCAATACCACTCATGTCAGGAGATTTCTGTGTAGAAGCAGAATTAGGTATAAAAGCAGGAGTAGCAGGAGGAAATTTCTTTATCCTAGCTGAAAACCAGCCTGCAGGATTACTAGCTGCTGATGCAGCAGTAGATGCAATTGAAGCAGTACCTGGAGCAATTACTCCGTTCCCTGGAGGAATCGTGGCATCAGGTTCAAAAGTAGGTTCCAACAAGTACAAATTCTTGGGAGCATCAACCAATGAAAAAATGTGCGTCACATTAAAAGACGAAGTTGAGGGATGCCAAATACCAGAAGATGTAAACGGTGTCTACGAAATTGTTATTGATGGTGTAGATGAAGATGCTGTAAAAGCAGCAATGAAAGCAGGTATAGAAGCAGCTGTTAAAGTTTCAGGCATTATTCAGATCAGTGCAGGAAACTTCGGCGGAAATCTAGGTAAATACCAGTTACAACTACATGATGTTTGTTAA
- a CDS encoding succinylglutamate desuccinylase/aspartoacylase family protein, with product MASKHLTIVTHKTGGAIDQNSVLMDHVPDGDISYKLIKAARYGTPMMKMGNGSPKVMITAGVHGNELPPQIAALELLEYLDAENLNGTVYVVPFAVPNATKNNSRRFKGFDMNRSAKKSGSATNKILMATDTLGVLSLADFHSTKPGSNPGIESVFCSKKPCSESVKIAKHITNATSSKVICHKVAGALYGGALEDECNLKYIAAVTCEVLSENNLVRAGSVEASLRQMISYLEYFDVV from the coding sequence ATGGCCAGTAAACACCTAACAATAGTAACTCATAAAACAGGGGGAGCAATTGATCAAAACAGTGTGCTCATGGATCATGTTCCAGATGGAGATATTTCCTACAAATTGATCAAAGCAGCTAGGTATGGGACTCCAATGATGAAGATGGGTAATGGTTCTCCCAAGGTCATGATCACTGCTGGAGTGCATGGGAATGAACTACCTCCACAAATTGCGGCACTTGAACTTTTAGAGTATTTGGATGCTGAAAATTTAAATGGCACAGTATACGTTGTTCCATTTGCAGTTCCAAACGCAACCAAAAATAATTCAAGAAGGTTCAAAGGTTTTGATATGAACAGATCTGCGAAGAAGAGCGGTTCAGCTACAAACAAGATTTTAATGGCTACAGATACATTGGGAGTGTTATCTTTGGCTGATTTTCACTCAACCAAACCTGGAAGCAATCCTGGTATTGAGAGTGTCTTCTGTTCAAAAAAACCCTGCTCTGAAAGCGTGAAGATTGCTAAACATATAACTAATGCCACTTCATCGAAGGTCATATGTCACAAGGTGGCAGGTGCATTGTATGGTGGTGCATTAGAAGATGAATGCAACCTTAAATATATTGCAGCAGTAACCTGTGAGGTTTTATCTGAAAACAATCTGGTTAGGGCAGGCAGTGTTGAAGCATCCCTCAGACAGATGATATCTTACCTGGAGTACTTCGATGTGGTGTGA
- a CDS encoding MJ1255/VC2487 family glycosyltransferase: MKLSIIIPTYNEEKYLPKLLYSIKEQDFKDYEIIVADAGSKDSTRDIAASTGCKVISGGLPAIGRNNGAESAEGDYLLFLDSDVVLSSGYLASAMEEFEEKDLGIAITQILPLSDKNVDKALHKFANFFMKRVESIKPHGAGCYGILTTKKLHNEINGFDEDLDFGEDSDYIERMGKISTFKVLRNPRLLVSTRRLEEEGIKDLAFKYTKSTIYDFRGKKISADELDYNFGHSSDEKYKPRIIYAACGEGMGHAIRTSVILDHLKDDNEVMVFASERAYDFLSQKFDDVYRIYGFNTVYENNAVNDKKTFINAMKYLPRDVKDNIRLLYGIANKFKPDLIISDFEFYSNILSKIIRVPMISIDNMHVITQCKIDVPKKFSRDKLKAEGVVRSFIQRPQKYIITSYFYPEVKNTEKVSIFPPILRKEILELKPVKGDNVLVYQTSSSNLELIDLLKKFEENFIIYGFDKDAVEDNLTYRKFNEDQFFEDLGSCKAVIANGGFTLLSEAIYLKKPVLSVPVKGQFEQILNAIYLEKLGYGEFHEQLSVEVLENFLKNLEEYDEALKTYTQNGNKSILGEIDRQIEIYSG, encoded by the coding sequence GTGAAGTTAAGTATCATTATTCCAACGTACAATGAAGAGAAATATCTTCCCAAACTTCTTTACAGCATAAAGGAGCAAGATTTTAAAGATTACGAGATCATAGTGGCGGATGCAGGATCAAAAGACTCCACACGAGATATTGCTGCTTCTACTGGTTGTAAAGTTATTAGTGGAGGTTTACCTGCCATAGGGCGAAATAATGGGGCTGAATCTGCTGAAGGGGATTACCTGTTATTTTTAGATTCAGATGTTGTACTGAGTTCAGGCTATCTGGCATCTGCAATGGAAGAATTTGAAGAAAAGGATCTTGGAATAGCAATTACTCAGATACTACCATTAAGCGATAAAAATGTGGACAAAGCCCTCCATAAATTTGCTAATTTTTTCATGAAACGTGTTGAGTCTATAAAACCTCATGGCGCAGGATGTTACGGAATTTTAACCACCAAAAAGCTTCATAACGAGATCAATGGGTTTGATGAAGATCTAGATTTTGGTGAAGACAGTGATTATATCGAAAGAATGGGAAAAATAAGTACATTCAAAGTTTTAAGAAATCCAAGACTCCTGGTTTCTACAAGAAGGCTTGAGGAAGAAGGAATAAAGGATTTGGCATTCAAGTATACCAAAAGCACGATATATGATTTCAGGGGAAAGAAGATCAGTGCAGATGAACTCGACTACAACTTTGGACACAGCAGCGATGAAAAGTACAAACCAAGAATAATATATGCTGCTTGTGGCGAGGGTATGGGTCATGCAATCCGGACTTCAGTGATTTTGGATCATCTTAAAGATGATAATGAAGTGATGGTTTTTGCAAGTGAACGGGCCTATGATTTTTTATCCCAAAAATTCGATGATGTCTACAGGATATATGGTTTCAATACTGTCTACGAAAATAATGCTGTGAACGATAAAAAAACATTTATCAACGCAATGAAATATCTTCCAAGGGATGTTAAGGACAATATCCGTTTGTTGTATGGAATAGCAAACAAATTTAAACCAGATCTTATAATATCGGACTTTGAATTTTACTCTAACATCCTAAGCAAGATCATAAGGGTTCCAATGATAAGCATAGACAACATGCATGTTATAACCCAATGTAAAATTGATGTGCCCAAAAAGTTCTCGAGAGATAAACTCAAAGCTGAAGGAGTTGTCAGATCGTTTATCCAACGGCCACAGAAGTACATAATCACATCCTATTTCTATCCTGAAGTAAAGAACACAGAAAAGGTATCCATATTTCCACCAATTTTAAGGAAAGAAATATTAGAATTAAAACCAGTTAAAGGAGATAATGTCCTAGTATACCAGACTAGTTCTTCAAATCTGGAACTGATAGATTTATTGAAGAAATTTGAAGAAAATTTCATTATTTATGGTTTTGATAAAGATGCTGTTGAAGATAATTTAACATACAGAAAATTTAATGAAGACCAATTTTTCGAAGATTTAGGTTCTTGTAAAGCAGTAATTGCTAATGGAGGATTCACACTACTCAGTGAAGCCATATACCTAAAAAAACCAGTTCTAAGCGTTCCTGTTAAGGGACAGTTTGAACAGATACTAAATGCCATCTACCTCGAAAAACTGGGCTACGGTGAGTTTCATGAACAACTCAGTGTCGAGGTTTTAGAAAATTTTCTAAAGAATCTTGAAGAATATGATGAGGCACTCAAAACATATACTCAAAATGGAAACAAATCCATTTTAGGGGAAATTGATCGTCAGATCGAAATTTATTCCGGCTAA
- a CDS encoding metallophosphoesterase, with the protein MIGIMSDSHDNIPAIRKAVETFNSMDVDLVIHAGDLISPFTANEFKNLEPEMVAVFGNNDGEREGLKKAYSEICLIEDFKEISVEGWKFSIIHGTNPQIVDALAKCGKYDVLIRGHTHELEIKGSETLIINPGEVCGYVSGKQTVVLVDPDDLNCEVINL; encoded by the coding sequence ATGATTGGTATAATGTCTGACAGTCATGATAATATTCCTGCAATTAGAAAGGCAGTTGAAACCTTCAATTCCATGGATGTAGATCTTGTTATACATGCAGGAGACCTCATATCTCCATTCACTGCCAACGAATTTAAAAATTTAGAGCCGGAAATGGTGGCTGTTTTTGGGAACAATGATGGAGAAAGGGAAGGTCTTAAAAAAGCCTATTCTGAGATTTGTCTCATTGAAGATTTCAAAGAAATTTCTGTCGAGGGTTGGAAATTCTCCATAATCCACGGTACAAACCCCCAAATAGTTGATGCCTTGGCAAAATGTGGCAAATATGATGTATTGATCAGAGGCCACACTCATGAACTTGAAATAAAAGGGAGTGAAACATTAATTATAAATCCTGGCGAGGTGTGTGGTTATGTTTCAGGAAAGCAGACAGTTGTGTTAGTTGATCCCGATGATCTGAATTGTGAAGTAATTAACTTGTAA
- a CDS encoding UPF0104 family protein, whose protein sequence is MNRKTIGLLIVGIAILAVMIIFIGPGKIEEALKLANPWYLLLAVAVQFIIYGMWTQRWSITIRSLGISIRKKHIFPMLMVGLAINNITPSGRGGGEPVRAYMLGKYTKSPMENAFATVIADRGLDTFPFVLLAIITILYSVLSLKLPEWIVIALIISLIVLVIVFFIILFMCINESVGQRITLWFVGVFKRFSKKKHYDIEDKAINAVKGFQSSMNIMIRDRRVLMYGLPLSFVIWFMEIIRVYIVFSSFGTPVPLGIIAAVFVIATLIGMIPLLPGGVGAVDGIMIILYSAAGVPPSISAAATIVERLISFWMTSFIGMGMLPYVGSGVMEEFSDKF, encoded by the coding sequence ATGAATCGTAAAACCATTGGACTACTGATTGTTGGAATTGCTATTTTAGCAGTGATGATAATATTCATCGGACCTGGAAAAATTGAAGAAGCCCTAAAATTAGCCAATCCATGGTATTTGTTACTTGCAGTGGCTGTTCAATTTATAATATATGGAATGTGGACCCAACGATGGTCCATAACTATCAGATCCCTAGGAATATCCATTAGAAAGAAGCACATATTTCCAATGCTCATGGTTGGACTGGCAATCAACAACATAACCCCAAGTGGTAGGGGTGGCGGCGAACCAGTTAGGGCTTATATGTTGGGTAAATACACTAAGTCTCCAATGGAAAATGCGTTCGCCACTGTTATTGCTGACAGAGGTCTAGACACATTTCCATTTGTTTTACTGGCGATTATCACCATACTGTACTCAGTTCTATCTTTAAAACTACCTGAATGGATTGTCATAGCATTGATAATTTCACTCATAGTTCTAGTCATAGTCTTCTTCATAATTCTGTTTATGTGTATAAACGAATCAGTGGGTCAAAGGATCACACTGTGGTTTGTTGGAGTTTTCAAGAGATTTTCAAAGAAAAAGCACTATGATATAGAAGATAAAGCCATTAACGCAGTGAAAGGTTTCCAAAGCAGTATGAATATTATGATAAGGGACAGAAGGGTTCTGATGTATGGTCTGCCACTGTCCTTTGTGATATGGTTCATGGAGATAATTCGTGTTTACATAGTTTTCTCATCATTTGGAACTCCAGTACCTTTGGGTATCATTGCAGCTGTCTTTGTTATTGCAACTCTAATAGGAATGATTCCTTTACTTCCAGGGGGAGTGGGTGCAGTTGATGGCATAATGATAATATTGTACTCTGCAGCAGGAGTTCCACCATCAATCAGTGCTGCTGCAACCATAGTTGAAAGGTTAATATCATTCTGGATGACATCTTTCATAGGCATGGGAATGCTTCCATACGTTGGTTCTGGTGTGATGGAGGAATTTTCAGACAAATTTTAG